A window from Chrysemys picta bellii isolate R12L10 chromosome 20, ASM1138683v2, whole genome shotgun sequence encodes these proteins:
- the SPRR3 gene encoding small proline-rich protein 3 produces the protein MSYFAYQYKQRNYTPYSTTRLIPHAEPCVVKGPAPRVTKCADPCAVKHPAPCTTKCRDPCAGKPSVPCATKCFEPHAQRHPAKHYPKFSEPAGVKCSTPCDTRYHEPYGLIHPQPFPERWNPCAPPYVHPYVTGYPQACGPTYVPSFPKYPYPYAPQWPNTWGYGNCGPC, from the coding sequence ATGTCTTACTTTGCATACCAGTACAAGCAACGGAACTACACCCCCTACTCAACGACACGCCTCATACCGCACGCCGAACCCTGCGTGGTTAAAGGCCCAGCGCCACGCGTTACCAAGTGCGCAGACCCGTGTGCTGTGAAACACCCAGCACCGTGCACTACCAAGTGCAGAGACCCATGTGCTGGGAAGCCCTCGGTCCCATGTGCTACCAAGTGTTTTGAGCCACATGCCCAGAGACACCCAGCGAAGCATTACCCCAAATTTTCCGAGCCAGCGGGTGTGAAATGCTCGACCCCATGTGACACGAGATATCATGAGCCGTATGGTTTAATACACCCTCAGCCATTCCCCGAGAGATGGAATCCATGCGCTCCACCATATGTGCATCCCTATGTTACGGGATACCCTCAGGCATGTGGCCCAACATATGTGCCGTCTTTTCCCAAATACCCATACCCTTATGCTCCCCAGTGGCCCAACACGTGGGGCTATGGAAACTGTGGGCCGTGCTAA